The Caloenas nicobarica isolate bCalNic1 chromosome Z, bCalNic1.hap1, whole genome shotgun sequence genome has a segment encoding these proteins:
- the SLC26A1 gene encoding sulfate anion transporter 1 — MERVLEAARMENSTSPCFLMERKTRVKINRKEVILAKLQKSCSCTPKKLKNFVMDFFPVLQWLPKYQWKEYIWGDIMSGLVIGIILVPQAIAYSLLAGLKPIYSLYTSFFANIIYFLMGTSRHVSVGIFSLISLMVGQVVDRELLLAGFDLNDDAPPALGNGSLQNDSQSNTTAFNLTTAGVNAECGKECYAIGIATALTFVAGVYQVLMGIFRLGFISMYLSESVLDGFATGASLTILTAQVKYLIGIKIPRSQGHGMLVITWINIFRNISQANLCDVITSAICVVVLVTAKELGDRYKHKLKFPLPTELVVIVVATVVSHYGKLNEVYASSVSGAIPTGFISPKVPHFNLMLRVAVDALPLAIVSFVFTISLSEMCAKKYAYTIRANQEMFAVGFCNIIPSFFHSFATSAALAKTLVKTSTGCQTQVSGVISAMVVLLVLLFLAPLFYSLQKCVLACIIIVSLRGALRKFQDVPARFHVNKVDTLIWVVTMSASALISTEIGLLAGTVFSMLCIIVRTQRPRTALLAQIQDTSLYEDDSEYENLSPVPKVKIFRFEAPLYYANRNYFLKSLYRLTNLDPNLQATRRKKYEKKEKQHLKKGDHTTANGLGIVETTLQLFPKQADFQALVVDCSSISFLDTTGVNTLKEILKDYKDLNISVLLACCNPSVIDSLKKGGYFGKDLGSMQEMLFYSIHNAVQFAKDQKLPADCSV, encoded by the exons ATGGAAAGAGTACTTGAGGCTGCCAGGATGGAAAACAGCACCTCTCCCTGTTTTCTCATGGAAAGAAAGACTCGTGTCAAGATTAATAGGAAAGAAGTCATACTAGCTaagctgcagaagagctgctcctgcaccccaaaGAAGCTGAAGAACTTTGTCATGGACTTCTTTCCTGTTTTACAATGGCTTCCCAAGTACCAGTGGAAAGAGTACATCTGGGGGGACATTATGTCTGGGTTAGTGATTGGGATCATTTTGGTGCCCCAAGCAATCGCATACTCACTGCTGGCAGGTCTGAAGCCCATTTATAGTCTTTACACATCATTCTTTGCCAACATAATCTATTTCTTAATGGGCACATCCCGTCATGTCTCAGTTGGCATTTTCAGCTTGATAAGCTTAATGGTAGGACAAGTTGTGGACCGAGAACTTCTCTTGGCTGGGTTTGACTTGAATGATGATGCCCCACCAGCCTTGGGTAATGGCTCTCTGCAGAATGACAGTCAGTCCAACACAACTGCCTTCAACCTTACAACTGCAGGGGTGAATGCTGAATGTGGGAAAGAATGCTACGCTATTGGCATTGCTACAGCCTTGACATTTGTGGCTGGAGTGTATCAG GTTCTAATGGGAATCTTTCGTCTAGGTTTCATATCTATGTACCTATCTGAATCTGTACTAGATGGCTTTGCAACTGGTGCTTCCTTAACCATTTTAACAGCTCAAGTGAAGTATCTGATTGGAATAAAAATCCCACGTAGCCAAGGGCATGGGATGCTGGTTATTACCTGGATTAACATTTTCCGGAACATTTCTCAGGCTAATCTTTGTGATGTCATCACAAGTGCCATTTGTGTTGTGGTGCTGGTCACTGCTAAGGAACTGGGAGATCGGTATAAGCATAAGCTGAAATTTCCTCTCCCCACAGAGCTGGTAGTTATTGTTGTGGCAACAGTGGTGTCACACTATGGGAAGTTAAATGAAGTGTATGCATCCAGTGTTTCTGGAGCTATTCCAACAGGATTTATTTCCCCCAAGGTACCACATTTCAACTTAATGCTCCGAGTCGCTGTAGATGCTTTGCCTCTTGCCATAGTCAGCTTCGTATTCACTATATCCCTTTCTGAAATGTGTGCAAAGAAATATGCTTACACCATCCGAGCCAATCAGGAAATGTTTGCTGTGGGGTTCTGCAACAtcattccttctttcttccattcttttGCAACCAGTGCAGCTCTGGCAAAAACACTCGTCAAAACATCTACAGGCTGCCAGACTCAAGTCTCTGGAGTAATTAGCGCAATGGTGGTTTTGCTGGTGCTACTCTTCTTGGCACCTCTCTTCTACTCCTTGCAGAAGTGTGTCCTGGCTTGTATTATCATTGTCAGCCTCCGAGGAGCCCTGAGGAAGTTCCAAGATGTGCCAGCACGGTTCCATGTGAATAAGGTGGACACACTGATTTGGGTCGTTACCATGTCTGCTTCTGCCTTGATCAGCACAGAAATAGGGCTGTTGGCTGGCACTGTTTTCTCCATGTTATGCATCATAGTTAGGACACAGCGGCCACGGACAGCCCTGCTTGCTCAGATCCAAGACACCAGCCTTTATGAGGATGACTCAGAATATGAAAACCTCTCTCCAGTTCCAAAGGTCAAAATATTCCGCTTTGAGGCCCCACTCTACTATGCAAATAGAAACTACTTCTTAAAGTCTCTGTACAGATTGACTAACTTAGATCCTAACCTACAAGCTactagaaggaagaaatatgagaagaaggaaaagcagcatctgaaaAAGGGAGATCACACAACTGCTAATGGACTGGGCATTGTAGAAACCACTCTGCAACTGTTTCCTAAGCAAGCTGATTTCCAAGCCCTTGTTGTTGATTGTTCTTCCATCTCATTTTTGGACACCACTGGAGTTAATACTCTTAAGGAAATCCTGAAAGACTACAAAGACTTAAACATTTCTGTCCTCCTGGCTTGCTGCAATCCCTCAGTGATAGACTCTCTAAAAAAAGGTGGTTACTTTGGGAAAGATTTAGGAAGCATGCAGGAAATGCTGTTCTACAGTATACATAATGCTGTGCAGTTTGCGAAAGACCAAAAGCTTCCAGCAGATTGCTCAGTTTAA